The following coding sequences lie in one Fundulus heteroclitus isolate FHET01 chromosome 20, MU-UCD_Fhet_4.1, whole genome shotgun sequence genomic window:
- the cd8a gene encoding T-cell surface glycoprotein CD8 alpha chain isoform X1 codes for MDHKVIQILMILLFYPETSAAGVKDVNEGDPVDINCKLPDTGTIVFWFRAVDGAEMELIGSFSTNGQPKAPRDNFNRDFSLKKQMNDFVLTVKSFKKRTDSGLYSCAALTGGNKLTFGPVTQLRGKPKPTTPPPPPPRDVTTRQMSTTPKNCLCNDKSTAVPFMFCSPIVLGSLAGGCGLLLLLLIITVLYCNNIRTRRCPHHYKRKPRTTALEKQMMTNRHI; via the exons ATGGACCATAAAGTGATACAGATTCTGatgattttactgttttatccAG AAACCTCTGCTGCTGGAGTTAAAGATGTGAATGAGGGAGACCCGGTTGACATCAACTGCAAGCTTCCAGACACGGGGACCATAGTGTTTTGGTTTAGGGCGGTGGATGGAGCAGAGATGGAATTGATCGGGTCATTCAGCACTAACGGTCAACCGAAAGCACCTAGAGACAACTTCAACAGGGACTTTAGTCTAAAAAAGCAAAtgaatgattttgttttaacgGTGAAGTCCTTCAAGAAAAGGACCGACAGCGGGCTCTACAGCTGTGCTGCTCTAACAGGCGGAAATAAACTAACATTTGGACCAGTAACTCAACTTAGAG GAAAACCTAAACCaacaacaccaccaccaccaccaccaagaGATGTCACCACCAGGCAGATGTCGACAACCCCGAAAAACTGTCTTTGCAATGATAAGTCAACAG cagttccTTTCATGTTTTGTTCTCCAATCGTGCTGGGCTCACTGGCTGGAGGCTGCggccttcttcttctgctcctcaTCATCACGGTTTTATACTGTAACA ATATAAGAACTCGACGATGCCCTCACCATTACAAAAGAAA GCCGAGGACGACGGctcttgaaaaacaaatgatgaCCAACAGGCACATCTGA
- the cd8a gene encoding T-cell surface glycoprotein CD8 alpha chain isoform X2 translates to MDHKVIQILMILLFYPETSAAGVKDVNEGDPVDINCKLPDTGTIVFWFRAVDGAEMELIGSFSTNGQPKAPRDNFNRDFSLKKQMNDFVLTVKSFKKRTDSGLYSCAALTGGNKLTFGPVTQLRGKPKPTTPPPPPPRDVTTRQMSTTPKNCLCNDKSTVPFMFCSPIVLGSLAGGCGLLLLLLIITVLYCNNIRTRRCPHHYKRKPRTTALEKQMMTNRHI, encoded by the exons ATGGACCATAAAGTGATACAGATTCTGatgattttactgttttatccAG AAACCTCTGCTGCTGGAGTTAAAGATGTGAATGAGGGAGACCCGGTTGACATCAACTGCAAGCTTCCAGACACGGGGACCATAGTGTTTTGGTTTAGGGCGGTGGATGGAGCAGAGATGGAATTGATCGGGTCATTCAGCACTAACGGTCAACCGAAAGCACCTAGAGACAACTTCAACAGGGACTTTAGTCTAAAAAAGCAAAtgaatgattttgttttaacgGTGAAGTCCTTCAAGAAAAGGACCGACAGCGGGCTCTACAGCTGTGCTGCTCTAACAGGCGGAAATAAACTAACATTTGGACCAGTAACTCAACTTAGAG GAAAACCTAAACCaacaacaccaccaccaccaccaccaagaGATGTCACCACCAGGCAGATGTCGACAACCCCGAAAAACTGTCTTTGCAATGATAAGTCAACAG ttccTTTCATGTTTTGTTCTCCAATCGTGCTGGGCTCACTGGCTGGAGGCTGCggccttcttcttctgctcctcaTCATCACGGTTTTATACTGTAACA ATATAAGAACTCGACGATGCCCTCACCATTACAAAAGAAA GCCGAGGACGACGGctcttgaaaaacaaatgatgaCCAACAGGCACATCTGA